The following is a genomic window from Planctomycetota bacterium.
GCCGCGCCGTGGCAGCGCCGATGGCGGGAGTGGCCTGGCGGCGCTGACCGCCGGCCAGTACCTGCTCAAGCCGTTCCTGCTGGTGCTGTTTCTCGTCACGTTCCTCGACTCGATGATCCACAACGGCTACTTCCTCCTCGCCAGCGGGTTCCTCGGCAGCGATCGCGTCGGGATCAAGCCCGAATGGATCATGCCGGTGATGAGCATCGGCCAGGTGGCCGAGATCCTCACGATGAGCGTGCTCGGCGCCGTGCTCGCCAAGCTCGGCTGGAAGTGGACGATGATCCTCGGGATCCTCGGCCATGCCGTGCGGTTCGCGGTGTTCGCCTTCATGCCGCAGAACCAGGCGATGATCATCGCCGTCCAGGTGCTCCACGGCATCTGCTACGCGTTCTTCTTCGCGACGCTCTACATCTTCATCGACGAGGTCTTCCCCAAGGACGTCCGCTCCAGCGCCCAGAGCCTGTTCAACCTCCTCGTCCTCGGGCTCGGCGATCTGGCGGCGAAGTGGTTCTTCATCCCGTTGCAGAGCTCGCTGACCACCGCCGACGTCACCGACTACCGGCGGCTGTTCCTCGTGCCGGCCGGCCTGGCGGTGCTGGCGGCGCTGATGCTGCTGATCTTCTTCTGGCCGCCGCGCTCGATCGCGACGGCGGCCGACGCCGAGGACGACCTCGAGACCGAGCCGCAGATCGTCACCTGACGCCCGGCATCCGTGGCGCGTGCCCACCGCCGACCGAGGGACCGCGACGTGGGGGGCACTGACGGGACAATGACGGCGGCGGTAGCCGGTCGCACGGGTGCCGCCGGGCTCGCCATCGGCCACCTCGCCGCGACGGCGTTCATGGTCGGCCTCATCTGGTATGTCCAGCTCGTCCACTACCCGCTGATGGCCGGCTGGCCGCACGACGACTTCCCGCGCTACGAGGCGGCACATCGTGAGCGCACCGGCTGGATCGTCGTCCCGGTGATGCTCATCGAAGGGCTGCTGGCCGCCGCCCTGGTCCGGTACCCGCCACGCGGCGTGCCGGCGTGGGTGCCGTGGCTGGCCCTCGGGGCCCTCGTTGCCCTCCAGGCCAGCACGTTCCTCGTCCAGGTGCCCTGCCACGAGCGCTTGAGCCGGGGCTGGGACGAAGCGACGCACGCCTGGCTGGTGACGAGCAACTGGATCCGGACGGTCCTCTGGTCGGCCCGCGGCCTGCTGGCGGGGTGGATCGCGCTCCGCGCCGCCGCCTGACTCGTCTTGCGGCAGGGGGGACGCGCGCCCTATACCTCCCCCTCCCCGTGCGCTGCCACGGCGCCGGCGCGGGCCGCCGTCCCCCGGAGCGATTCCCATGCCCTCGTTTCCTCTCGACGAGCTGGCCCGCCGCGTCGGAGGCACGCTCCTCGGCGCCAGCTGCACCGTCAGCGGCGCGGCGACGCTGGAGACGGCGACCGAAACCGACCTCTCGCTCGTCGACGCCGCCGAGCGCCTCCCGCGCCTCGCCACGAGCCGCGCCGCGGCGGCGCTGGTGCCGGCCGGCACCGGCCCGCTCGATCGGCCGTCGATCGAGGTTGCCGACGTCCACGCCGCGTTCACCGCCGCCGTCCTCTGCTTCCGGCCTCCGCGGGCGTTCAGGCGGAGCGGCGTCAGCACGCAGGCCGTGGTCGACCCCACGGCCGTCCTCGGCACCGACGTCGACGTCCACCCGCTGGCGACGATCGGCCCCGAAGCGGTGCTCGGCGACGGCGTCACGATCCACTCCGGGGCGCGGATCGGCGCCGGCTGCCGGATCGGCGCGGGCACCGTCGTGCATCCCAACGCCGTCCTCGAGGACGACACGGTCGTCGGCTGCCGCTGCCGGATCCATGCGGGGGCCGTGCTCGGTGCCCACGGCTTCGGCTACCGGCTCGCCGGCGACCAACTCGAACTGTCGGCACAGCTCGGCTGGGTGGAGCTCGCCGACGACGTCGAGGTCGGTGCCGGGGCGACGATCGACCGGGGCACCTACGGCCCGACCACGGTCGGCCGCGGCACGAAGATCGACAACCAGGTGATGGTCGCCCACAACTGCCGGATCGGCCGCCACAACATGCTCTGCTCGCAGGTCGGCGTCGCCGGGAGCACGTCGACCGGCGACTGGGTTGTGATGGCCGGGCAGGTCGGTGTCCGCGACCACGTCCACATCGGCGACAAGGCCGTGCTCGGCGCCCGCTCGGGCGTGTCGTGTGACGTCGCCGCCGGGGCCACCGTCCTCGGCGAGCCGGCGATCGACCTCCGCGAGCGGAAGCTGCAGCTCGCGGCGATCAGCAAGCTGCCGGAGATGCGCCGGCAGCTCAAGGACCTGATGGCGCGGATCGCGGCGCTGGCAGCCGCCGCCCCGCCGGCGGGCGAACGGGAGGCGGCCTGAGGCCGAGGCGGTCGATGGAGCCGGCGCGCGGACTGGACGGTGAGACGATCGGCATCCTCGCCGGCTGGGGGCGCTACCCGGAGGTCGTCGCCGAGGCGATCCGCCGCCACGGCGGGCGGACGGCGATCCTCACGATCCGCGATCACGCCGACGCCGCCCTCGAACCGCTCGCCGATGTCCATGGCACGGTGGGCGTGGCCGAGATCGGCAAGGCGATCGACTTCTTCCGCCGCGCGGGCGCCCGCCGGGCGACGATGGCGGGCAAGATCCACAAGACGAAGCTGTTCGCGCGCCGCGCCTGGCTCCACCATCTGCCCGACTGGCGCGGGCTGAAGACGTTCTGGCCCCATTTCGTGAGCCGGCGGAAGGACAACCGCGACGATTCGCTTCTCGCCGCAATCGCCGCCGCCTTCGAGGCCGGGGGGGTGCGGATCTGCCCGGCCACGGCATTCGCCCCGGAGCTCCTCGCCACCCCCGGGCTGCTCGCCGGGCGGCCGCTGTCGGCCGCCGAGCTGGCCGACGTCGCCTTCGGGTGGCGGCTGGCGAAGGAACTGGGGCGGCATGACATCGGCCAGACGGTGGTCGTCCGCCGCCGCGCCCCGCTGGCCCTCGAGGCGATCGAGGGGACCGACGCCTGCATCCGCCGCGCCGGCACGCTCTGCCCGGCCGGGGGCTTCGTCGTCGTCAAGGTCGCCAAGCCCCAGCAGGACCTCCGCTACGACATGCCGACCGTCGGCATCGGCACGCTCGAGTCGATCCGCGCGGGCCGCGGCCGGGTCCTGGCGATCGAGGCGGGGCGGACGATCCTCGTCGATGCCGCGGCACTCGCCGCCGCCGCCGCCGCGGGGGGGATTTCGCTCGTCGGCTTTTCCGATGCCGACGGCGTGCCGGCGTTCGACGAGGATGCGGCGGCGGCGTGACCGAGGTCGGGGCGGTCTCCTATACTACGAAGATGCGTTGCCTGACCGCGATCGCCGTGCCGGTGCTGCTGCTGGCCCTGGCGCCGGTGGCGCTGCCGGTCGCCGCGCAGGTGGCGGCACCTGCCGACGCCGCCGCCGCGGCCGCGGCGGAGGACGATCCCGAAGGCGACGACGGCGACGACCCCGCCCCGGCGCGGCGGCCGGTGCGCGGCCGGCTGCCGCCGATCGACATGAAGATCGACCGGCGCCAGCCGATCCCGCCGCCGGCGCCGTTCTACATGGGGCGCGAGATCGCCCAGACGATGCACTACACCGGCGCCCCGTGGCTGGTGCGCGAAAGCCGGCAGCGCGAGGAGGACTGCCGGATGCTGCTCGAGGCGCTCGAGGTCCGCGCCGGCCAGACCGTGTGCGATCTCGGCGCCGGCAATGGCTTCTACACGCTCGATCTGGCCCGCCGCGTCGGGCCCGAGGGGCTGGTGTATGCCGTCGACATCCAGCCGGAGATGCTCCGGCTCCTCGCCCGTCGGGCGGCGGTGGAGGGGATCACCAACCTCCGCCTGATCCTCGGCACCGCGATCGATCCCCGGCTCCCCCGGGGCGAGATCGACCTCGTGCTGTGCGTCGACGTGTACCACGAGTTTTCCCACCCCGAAGCGATGCTCGCCCGGATCCGCGAGAGCTTGTCGCGCGACGGCCGGCTGGTGCTCGCCGAGTTCCGCGGCGAGGATGCGGCGGTGCCGATCAAGCCGCTCCACAAGATGACCAAGGCCCAGGTGCGGGCCGAGCTCGAGCCGGGCGGGTTCCGCCTCGAGCGGGAATTTGACCGCCTCCCCTGGCAGCACCTCCTGTTTTTCGGGAGCGACCCGGCACGGGCGCTCACGCCGTAGCGGTTTCCTCTCCGGAAGAGGGGATCGAGAGCTGTTGCCACAGGCTCGCAAAGAGCGGGATTCTCGGGGATGGAGGGAGTTTCAGACCCGTCTAGGCGGGCTGTGAGGGCTGTATGTGACGCTTGATTCAAGGTCTTTTCGCCGTTCTACTATCGTGACTTGATCGCGCCGCCGGGCAGGCAAGACCCGGCTCACAGCACGGAAGTCGAATGGAATTCCAGCCCCGTCCGTTCCGCAGTCTCGGCCGCGCCGCCCGGCTTCCCACCGGTGGCTCGCTCGATCCTGTCGTGAGCCTCGAGGCGCCTCCTGAGGCGCCTCCCGACGGCTTGCAGCGACGGGTCGACGGGCTCCACGGCAACGGCCAGTCCGCCGCTCTGCCCAAGGGGCCGAAGGATACGTCCGCGGCGGGGGGCGATGGCGCCGGCGAGACGGCCAACTGGGTGCTCGGCAGCAACGCCACGATGAGGAAGATCGCCCGCTCGATCGAGCGGGCGGCGGCGGTCGAGTGCACCGTCCTGGTGTGCGGCGACACCGGCACCGGCAAGGAACTGTGGGCCCGGCTCCTCCACCGCAGCGGCCCCCGGGCCGGCAAGCCGTTCGTGCCCGTGAACTGCGGAGCGCTGTCGCCATCGCTGGCCGAGAGTCAGTTGTTCGGCCACGAAAAGGGAGCGTTCACCGGTGCCCAGGGGAAGGCGCTCGGGATCTTCCGTGCCGCCGAGGAAGGAGTGGTGTTCCTCGACGAGATCGGGGAGATGCCGCTGGAGCTGCAGGCCAAGCTGCTCCGCGTGCTCCAGCAGCGCGAGGTGTTCCCGGTCGGGGCCGAGGAGCCGGTGCCGATCGACGTCCAGGTCGTGGCGGCCACCAACCGCAACCTCGAGGGGGAGGTCTCGAAGGGGACGTTCCGCGAGGATCTGTACTTCCGCCTCAACATGATCGAACTGCGTGTCCCGCCGCTCCGCGAGCGGCGCGAGGACATCCCCGAGTTCATCTCCTTCTTCTCGCGGATGTACGCCGACCGCTACCGCCTTCCGGCATGGTCGCCGGCCCCCGAGGTGTTGGCGGAGTTCTGCGGATTCGACTGGCCCGGCAACGTGCGGCAGTTGTCGCACGTCATCGAGCAGGCCTACGTCCTCCAGATCGAGCCGCGGGTCCCGCAGCGCACCGAGCCGGCCGAATCCGCCCCGGCCGCCGGGGGCCGGCTCCCCTGCCTCGACCTGGCCAAGCTCCGGCAGCAGGCGATCAAGCAGGCCCTCGAGATCACCCGTGGCCACAAGGCGCGGGCGGCGAAACTGCTCGGGGTCCACGCCAACACGCTGACGCGGATGCTGCGCGAGGATCGGATCGACACCACGGCCGGCGACGATCCGGACTCGGCCGACAACGGCTGAGCGGGCGGTGCGATCACCGCCACGGTGCCGCGCGTCAGCCGCCGTGGAAGCCGTGGTGGGGCGGCAGTTGTTTCTTCAGCGGCGGGGCTGAACCACCGCCGGCGGTCAGGCAGTGCATGATCGTCACGGCACCGGCCGAGAGCAGGCTCCACGGGGCCCAGTCGGGGGCGGTGACGTTGCGGGGGGCCCCGGCGCCGTCGAGCGGCAGGAGCGTCACGGCGTCGACGATCAGCAGTTCGGCGCCGATGACGCAGCCGAAGATCCCTGCCGCCAGAAACGCACTCCGCCACATCGAGATCGCGGAAAAACCGCCCTCCGTCGGCTCTCCCATGCCCTTCGGGACAGGGGGACTAGTGGTGGTGATCGGCATCCGCGCGAGTGCCGCATGAGGCCCCGGGCAGCCTCGACCGCTGGTGCCGGTCGTTCGGGTGAACACGTGGTGAACGGGGAGGGTCCGGATGGTGTCGCCCGGGACCGGTCGGATCAGGTCACGGCCGGCCGGCCGGGTCGTGGCGCGACACGCCGTCGGCGACCGCGTCGGGGGCTGCTTCGCCCACCTCGGTCCCCGGCACGCGCACCGCACGCCGTTCGTCGGTTCCCGGCACCAGTTGCGGGGTGCCGGTCGCCTGTTCGACGAGAGCCCGCAGCTCGACCCCGTCGATGACCTCCTTCTCGAGGAGACGCTGCGCGATCGCCTCGAGGGCGGCGCGCCGCGATTCGAGGATCCGCCGCACCCGGTCGATGCCGGAGTTGACGATCCGCTCGACCTCCTCGTCGATCTCCCGGGCGGTCTGTTCGCTGTGGCTCCGCGACGGGGGCAGGTCGGCCCCGGCGCCGGCGAGGAACGGCGAGCGCTGGCTCTGGCGGTAATTCACCCGGCCGAGCCGGCTCATGCCGTATTCCATCACCATCGCCCGGGCGATCTCGCTGACCCGTTCGAGGTCGTTCTGTGCGCCGGTGGATACGTCGGCGTAGATCAGCTCCTCGGCGATCGTCCCGGCGAGGAGAACCTGGATCCGACTTTCGAGCTCGCTTTGGGTGAGCAGGTAGCGGTCGTCCTCGGGCCGCTGCATCGTGTAGCCCAGCGCCGCCAGCCCGCGGGGGATGATCGACACCTTGTGGACCGGGTCGGTGTTGGGCAGCGAGAAGGCGATCAGAGCGTGGGCCGCCTCGTGGTACGCCACGCGCCGCTTCTCGTCCTCGTGGATCACCCGCTTCTTCTTCTCGAGCCCCGCGGTGACGCGCTCCACGCCTTCGTTGAACTCGGTCATCCCGACCGCGGTCTTGTTGTTGCGGGCGGCGAGAAGGGCGGCCTCGTTGACGAGGTTGGCCAGATCGGCGCCGCAGAACCCCGACGTGATCCGCGCGACCTGCTCGAGGTTGACCGAGGGATCGAGTTTCACGTCGGCGACGTGGACCTTGAGGATCGCCTCTCGGCCGCGGACGTCGGGGCGGTCGACGAGGACGTGGCGGTCGAAGCGCCCCGGGCGGAGGAGGGCGGGATCGAGCGTCTCCGGGCGGTTGGTCGCCGCCATCACGATCACGCCGCTGTTGCTACCGAAACCGTCCATCTCGACGAGCAGCGCGTTGAGCGTCTGCTCGCGTTCGTCGTGGCCGCCGACGACGCTCGTGCCGCGCGTCTTCCCCAGCGCGTCGAGCTCGTCGATGAAGATGATGCACGGGGCCTTGGCCTCGGCCTGCTGGAACATGTCGCGGACCCGCGCCGCGCCGACGCCGACGAACATCTCGACGAAGTCGCTGCCCGACAAGCCGAAGAACGGCACCCCGGCCTCGCCGGCGATCGCCTTGGCCAGCAGCGTCTTGCCGGTTCCCGGCGGCCCGACCAACAGCACCCCCTTGGGGATGTGACCGCCGAGGACCTGGTACTTCTCCGGGCTGCGGAGGAACTCGACCACCTCGCGGAGCTCCTCGACCGCCTCGTCGATCCCGGCGACGTCGTCGAACGTGATCCCGAGGTCCTCTTGGGCGTACATCTTCCCGCGGCTGCGGCCGAAGGCCATCGGGCTGCCCGCCCCCCCGATCCGGCGCATCATGGTGAACAGGAGCGTCCCGAACAGCGCCGTGAGCAGGAGCATCGGCAGCCAGTTGCGCCACGGCGACGGAGCCGCCTCGTAGCCGTGCGGCACGCCCTGTTCGGCGAGCAACTTGGCGAGCTGTCCGGCGGAGGCCTCGCTCTGGCGGATCGCGGTGCGGAACCGGCGCCGGGACGCCGCCTTGTCCGCCGCGTCGAGATCGCGCACCGTGCCAGTGACGGCGTAGTCGCCGATCACCACGTCTTCGAGGTCGCCGTAGCGGCCGTCACGGCGCGTTTCGCCGGCCCCTTCGCGGACCTCGATCCAGCCGGTCGGCCCGGCGGGGGGGGCTGCGGCTTCCGCCGGGGCGTCGCCGGCCACCCCCGCTGCCGGCCGGGCCGGGGTCGCGGAGCGGACGAGCTTCACCAAGTCGCTGTACGGGACTTCGAGTTCGGGGACCGTCCCCAGCAGGCTGAGGGCGAACAACCCCGCCGCACCGAGGACGACGAGCGACCAGAGGAGGTTGCCATTGTTCCAGGGACCACGCCGATCGGATGATCGGCCGGGGAGCTCGGTTTTTTTCCGCATGATTTCCCCAGGGGCCGCGGTCGGTGCCGTGGACCGCGGCACCGATCGCGGCTGGAAGCCACCGCTGCGGTGGCACTCACCACCTCCACATCCTACCATCAGGGTCTCACCGGATCCCCGCGAAAGCCTCTCATGGCCCAGACAGAACGTTCCCCCGTTGCCGCGCCGTCGACGGGGGACGCGGGGACCGAGGGAGACGGCTTCCGCGCCCGGCAGACACGCCGTCGGCCACTGTCCGTGGCGGTCGTCGGCTCGACGGGAAGCATCGGCACGAGCACGCTGGAGGTGATCGCCGGCTCCGCCGGGCGCTTCGGCTGCCACCTGCTCGCCGCCCATCGCAGCGTCGACCGTCTCCTCGAGCAAGCCCGTCGTTTTCGCCCGGCCTGGATGGTGGTCGTCGACGAGACCGCGGCTGCCGGGTTATCGTCGGCCGACCTGCCTCCCGGCACCCGGCTGGCCGTCGGTGCCAGGTGTCTCGACGAATTGCTCGCCGCGCCGGAGGTCGACCGTGTCGTGTCGGCGATCGTCGGGGCGGCCGGTTTGAGAAGCACCTGGGCGGCCCTCGACGCCGGCAAGACCGTGGCCCTGGCCAACAAGGAAACGCTGGTCGCCGCCGGGCAACTGATGACGCGGCTCGCCGCCCGGCGCAACGCGGCGCTGCTGCCGGTCGACAGCGAGCATGCCGCCATCCACCAGGCTCTCCGCGCGGGGGCGCCGCACGAAGTCCGCCGGCTGATCCTCACCGCCAGCGGCGGTCCGTTCCGCGGCCAGTCCGCCGCCACGCTGGCGGCAGTCACGCCCGCGGCGGCGCTCAAGCACCCCACCTGGTCGATGGGGCCGAAGATCACGGTCGATTCGGCGACGATGATGAACAAGGCGCTGGAATTGATCGAGGCCCGCTGGCTCTTCGACATCCCGGCTGAGAAACTGGAAGTGGTGGTCCATCCGCAGTCGGTGGTCCACTCGCTCGTCGAGTTCGTCGACGGGTCGGTGATCGCCCAGCTCGGTCCCCCCGACATGAAGATGCCGATCCAGTACGCGCTGGCCTATCCGGAGCGGTTTCCCGGCCCGGCGAAGCGGCTGGATCTCACCGCTCCCCTGGCGTTGCACTTCGAGCCCGCCGATCCGGAGCGCTTTCCGGCGGTGGGGCTCGGGCTCGAGGCTGCCGCCCGCGGGGGCACCGCCGGGGCGGCGCTCAACGCCGGCAACGAGGTCGCGGTCGGTGCGTTCCTCGCCGGCCGGCTGCCGTTCACGGAGATCGCGGGCCTCGCCGGGCGGGCGCTCCGCGAGCACCCCTACCAAGCTGATCCCACGCTCGACGACATCCACCGGCTGGATGCCTGGGCCAGACAGGAGGTCGCCCAGTGGATGAGCTCGTGAGCGGGACGCTGGCCGGTGGAGTCCTCGTCGGCGCGATCCCGGGCCTGCCGTTGCTGCGCTGGATCGGTTCCCATCCGGTCGAGTTCCTCCAGGTCACCCTCGGCCTGGGGTTCGTGATCTTCGTCCACGAACTGGGGCATTTTCTCGTCGCCAAGGCGTGCGGGGTGAAGTGCGAGAAGTTCTTCCTCGGGTTCGACGTCGGCGGCCTCAAGCTGGCGAGTTTCACCTGGGGGGAAACCGAGTACGGCATCGGCATCCTCCCTCTCGGCGGCTACGTGAAGATGCTCGGCCAGGACGACAACCCGGCCGCTGCCGAAAGCGAAGCCGAGCGGGCCCGCGCCGCCGTGTCTGGCGACCTCCCCCCCGAGCCGGTCGCCGGCCCGCACCCGGCCTGGGATCCGCGCAGCTACCCGGCGCAGAGCGTTCCGGAGCGGATGGCGATCATCTCCGCCGGCGTGATCATGAACGTCATCTTCGCCTTCCTGATGGCGTCGCTGGCGTTTGGCCTCGGCGTCCGCGAGATGACCTGCGGCATCTCCTCGGTCCGTCCCGGTGGGGCGGCCTGGCGGGCGGGGCTGCGCACCGGCGACGAGATCGTCGCGATCGGCGACCGTGAGAACCCCGTGTTCGCCGACCTGCAGAAGCGGGTCACGCTCGGCGACGTCGACCGGGGCGTGTCGTTCCGGGTGCGGAGCCCCGGCTCGGGCGAGGTGCGCGAGTTGCTCCTCCACCCGGACACCGATCTCGGGGTGCCGGCGGTGGGGATCGTCAATCCGTTCTCGCTGCGCCTCCCGGCCGAGCTCTCCGACGGGTTGCCCGGGTCCGCGGGACGCGCCGAGCCGCGCCTCGAAGGGGGCGACACCATCCGCGCCGTCGATGGCGTGCCGGTGGCGACGTATGCCGAATTGATCGCGGTCCTGTCGGCACGGGTCGACCGGCCCGTCGGTCTGGAGATCGAGCGCGTTGGGGGAGCCGGCACGGCGACGCTGACGGTCGTCCTGCCACCGCAGCGGCGGCTGACCACCGGCCTCGAGATGGAAGCGTTGGCGATCTCGGCGGTCCAGGAGGGGTCGCCGGCGGCGTTGGCAGGGATCGAGCCCGGCGACCGGATCGTGGCCGTCGATGGCGGCGCGGTCGGCGACCCGGCGGTGCTCGAGGACCGGCTCCGGTCGGCGGTGGGGCGGACGGTGACGATCGAGGTGGAACGGGACGGAGCGACGCTCCCGATCACACTCGATCCGCGGTCGGTGACCTGGATCGAGGAGCCGCGGTTCCCGGCCAGCCCGCTGGCACTGTCGAGCGTCGGGATCGCGCTGCCGGTCGATCCGGTCGTGTCGCGCGTCACCCCCGGTGGGCCGGGAGAGCGTGCAGGGATCCGCGCCGGAGAGCGGATCATCGCCGTCCGGTTCGTGCTGCCCGATGCCGCCGCGGAGGGAGGGGGAAACCCGCTTCCCCTCGGCCCCAAGCAGCTCACCTGGCCGTTCGTGCTGGCGGAGATGCAATTGGCGCCCCCCGGCACACGGCTGGCGCTCGAGGTCGCGGCCGCCGATGGGGCGCCGCTGCGGACGGTGGAGCTCACACCCGAGCCGCTCCCCGACCGGTTCGTCGTCGATCGGGGGCTGGCGTTCGAAGCCCTGTACCGGATCGAGCAGGCGGGATCGGTCGGCGGCGCCCTGCGGCGCGGTGCCGTGCAGGCCGGCGAGGACCTGAGCCTCGTGTCGCGATTCCTCCGCAAGGTGACCACCAACCAGATCAGCCCGCGCCTCCTCGGCGGGCCGATCGAGATCGCCAAACAGGCGGGGCGGTCGGCGTCGGAGGGGTTCAGCCGCCTGCTGCTGTTCCTGACGATGCTGTCGGCGAATCTCGCGGTGGTGAACTTCCTCCCCATCCCCGTCCTCGACGGCGGGCATATGGTGTTCCTGGCCTACGAGTGGATCCGGGGCAAGCCGCCGAGCGAGGGCGTGGTGGTGGCCCTCAGCTACCTCGGCCTGGCCCTGATCCTCGGCTTGATGGTGTTCGTGTTCGGCCTCGACCTGGGACTGATCGCACGACGGTGACGCCCCGGCGCCGGCCCGGGGGACGACCCTCCCCCCGGATGCAGCCGTGAGTGCCCCTCCGCTCCCGCCACCGCGCGTTCCCGGACGGTCCCGTGGGCCGTCGCAGCCGGTGAGCACCGACCACGCGTTTCCCCCGCCCGGTGTCGGGGTCGTGGTGTTCGACGTCGTCGGCACGCTCGTCGAGCCCTGTCCGTCGGTCGCCCGGGCCTACAGCGACACCGGCCGTGCCCATGGCATCGAGATCGACGACGAGGCGATCCGCGTCGCCTTCCGGGCCGCCTGGCAGCGCCAGGAGGCGATCGACGCGGCGGCGACCCCCGCCCATGCCACCGACCGCAGGCGCGAACGGGAGCGCTGGCAGGGCATCGTTGCCGACGTGTTCGGGCCCGTGGCGGCGCTGCCGGCGATCTTCGCCGACCTGTGGGACCACTTCGCCGATCCCCGCGCCTGGCGGCCGGTCGGGCATGGCGTGGACCTCGTCGCCGCGGCGCGCGGCGCGGGGCTGGAGATCGCACTGGCGAGCAATTTCGACGAGCGCCTCCTCGCGATCGCCCCCGCCGTCGCGCCGCTCGACGCCGCGA
Proteins encoded in this region:
- a CDS encoding 1-deoxy-D-xylulose-5-phosphate reductoisomerase, translating into MAQTERSPVAAPSTGDAGTEGDGFRARQTRRRPLSVAVVGSTGSIGTSTLEVIAGSAGRFGCHLLAAHRSVDRLLEQARRFRPAWMVVVDETAAAGLSSADLPPGTRLAVGARCLDELLAAPEVDRVVSAIVGAAGLRSTWAALDAGKTVALANKETLVAAGQLMTRLAARRNAALLPVDSEHAAIHQALRAGAPHEVRRLILTASGGPFRGQSAATLAAVTPAAALKHPTWSMGPKITVDSATMMNKALELIEARWLFDIPAEKLEVVVHPQSVVHSLVEFVDGSVIAQLGPPDMKMPIQYALAYPERFPGPAKRLDLTAPLALHFEPADPERFPAVGLGLEAAARGGTAGAALNAGNEVAVGAFLAGRLPFTEIAGLAGRALREHPYQADPTLDDIHRLDAWARQEVAQWMSS
- a CDS encoding sigma-54-dependent Fis family transcriptional regulator, translating into MEFQPRPFRSLGRAARLPTGGSLDPVVSLEAPPEAPPDGLQRRVDGLHGNGQSAALPKGPKDTSAAGGDGAGETANWVLGSNATMRKIARSIERAAAVECTVLVCGDTGTGKELWARLLHRSGPRAGKPFVPVNCGALSPSLAESQLFGHEKGAFTGAQGKALGIFRAAEEGVVFLDEIGEMPLELQAKLLRVLQQREVFPVGAEEPVPIDVQVVAATNRNLEGEVSKGTFREDLYFRLNMIELRVPPLRERREDIPEFISFFSRMYADRYRLPAWSPAPEVLAEFCGFDWPGNVRQLSHVIEQAYVLQIEPRVPQRTEPAESAPAAGGRLPCLDLAKLRQQAIKQALEITRGHKARAAKLLGVHANTLTRMLREDRIDTTAGDDPDSADNG
- the hflB gene encoding ATP-dependent zinc metalloprotease FtsH, translated to MRKKTELPGRSSDRRGPWNNGNLLWSLVVLGAAGLFALSLLGTVPELEVPYSDLVKLVRSATPARPAAGVAGDAPAEAAAPPAGPTGWIEVREGAGETRRDGRYGDLEDVVIGDYAVTGTVRDLDAADKAASRRRFRTAIRQSEASAGQLAKLLAEQGVPHGYEAAPSPWRNWLPMLLLTALFGTLLFTMMRRIGGAGSPMAFGRSRGKMYAQEDLGITFDDVAGIDEAVEELREVVEFLRSPEKYQVLGGHIPKGVLLVGPPGTGKTLLAKAIAGEAGVPFFGLSGSDFVEMFVGVGAARVRDMFQQAEAKAPCIIFIDELDALGKTRGTSVVGGHDEREQTLNALLVEMDGFGSNSGVIVMAATNRPETLDPALLRPGRFDRHVLVDRPDVRGREAILKVHVADVKLDPSVNLEQVARITSGFCGADLANLVNEAALLAARNNKTAVGMTEFNEGVERVTAGLEKKKRVIHEDEKRRVAYHEAAHALIAFSLPNTDPVHKVSIIPRGLAALGYTMQRPEDDRYLLTQSELESRIQVLLAGTIAEELIYADVSTGAQNDLERVSEIARAMVMEYGMSRLGRVNYRQSQRSPFLAGAGADLPPSRSHSEQTAREIDEEVERIVNSGIDRVRRILESRRAALEAIAQRLLEKEVIDGVELRALVEQATGTPQLVPGTDERRAVRVPGTEVGEAAPDAVADGVSRHDPAGRP
- the lpxD gene encoding UDP-3-O-(3-hydroxymyristoyl)glucosamine N-acyltransferase — its product is MPSFPLDELARRVGGTLLGASCTVSGAATLETATETDLSLVDAAERLPRLATSRAAAALVPAGTGPLDRPSIEVADVHAAFTAAVLCFRPPRAFRRSGVSTQAVVDPTAVLGTDVDVHPLATIGPEAVLGDGVTIHSGARIGAGCRIGAGTVVHPNAVLEDDTVVGCRCRIHAGAVLGAHGFGYRLAGDQLELSAQLGWVELADDVEVGAGATIDRGTYGPTTVGRGTKIDNQVMVAHNCRIGRHNMLCSQVGVAGSTSTGDWVVMAGQVGVRDHVHIGDKAVLGARSGVSCDVAAGATVLGEPAIDLRERKLQLAAISKLPEMRRQLKDLMARIAALAAAAPPAGEREAA
- a CDS encoding MFS transporter gives rise to the protein MNTNPFSSDSHPSASGTPTFRLWLMMVLEFAIWGAWLPLIWGYMGKDGLGFSDSQQAWVGSAFAIASIVGILFSSQFADRTFAAEKFMAASHLIGGLAILGMYWAKDFPTFFGLMLVHSLLYVPTISVSNSIAFTHLSNAKREFGLVRMGGTIGWILVAWPLYFILQGKTGADAVAASRTIFLVSGVLSLALAAYSLTLPHTPPRRGSADGGSGLAALTAGQYLLKPFLLVLFLVTFLDSMIHNGYFLLASGFLGSDRVGIKPEWIMPVMSIGQVAEILTMSVLGAVLAKLGWKWTMILGILGHAVRFAVFAFMPQNQAMIIAVQVLHGICYAFFFATLYIFIDEVFPKDVRSSAQSLFNLLVLGLGDLAAKWFFIPLQSSLTTADVTDYRRLFLVPAGLAVLAALMLLIFFWPPRSIATAADAEDDLETEPQIVT
- a CDS encoding LpxI family protein, translating into MEPARGLDGETIGILAGWGRYPEVVAEAIRRHGGRTAILTIRDHADAALEPLADVHGTVGVAEIGKAIDFFRRAGARRATMAGKIHKTKLFARRAWLHHLPDWRGLKTFWPHFVSRRKDNRDDSLLAAIAAAFEAGGVRICPATAFAPELLATPGLLAGRPLSAAELADVAFGWRLAKELGRHDIGQTVVVRRRAPLALEAIEGTDACIRRAGTLCPAGGFVVVKVAKPQQDLRYDMPTVGIGTLESIRAGRGRVLAIEAGRTILVDAAALAAAAAAGGISLVGFSDADGVPAFDEDAAAA
- a CDS encoding class I SAM-dependent methyltransferase, with product MKIDRRQPIPPPAPFYMGREIAQTMHYTGAPWLVRESRQREEDCRMLLEALEVRAGQTVCDLGAGNGFYTLDLARRVGPEGLVYAVDIQPEMLRLLARRAAVEGITNLRLILGTAIDPRLPRGEIDLVLCVDVYHEFSHPEAMLARIRESLSRDGRLVLAEFRGEDAAVPIKPLHKMTKAQVRAELEPGGFRLEREFDRLPWQHLLFFGSDPARALTP